The sequence below is a genomic window from Caloenas nicobarica isolate bCalNic1 chromosome 13, bCalNic1.hap1, whole genome shotgun sequence.
GAACCGTGTCAGCTCTGAATCAgttctttgtaaatatttccaaGTATTAGGTAGTTTCGCTGTGGTTTTAGAGGTGGGGAAGCGGGGCCGAGTGAATTCTGTTTGTAGTGCGCAGTTTGCTGTGCCCGAGACTTGTAATTTCCCTGGTGGGTGGTTGAGGGAGCTGCAGtcctgcagaaagcagctgtaaaGGAGGTGTTGAAAATCCTGTTCTCTGGAAATGGTAACGTGGAGAAAAACCTCTCGATTTCTTTATATTTGAACTGCtaaaaaactgttttctccaTGATGTTTTCACAGGTCCATAGGCCACGTTATAAGTAGAGAAACAGAGAACTTGCAGGTGCCTTACTATGTCGataaaaactttgaaaagaatTATCAAGGAGCAGAACTTCAAGAGCTTGAGAAAACCGTCGAAAAAGATTACATAGACTATATTCAGAccagctgctggaaggagaAACAGCAAAGTAAGTGATTTTTTGTTCCCGCCTCTGACCCACCGGCCGTTGTGCTTCACAAAGCGCTGCCGTTTTTAGCCTCATTTTCCGACACGTGTAACGTCTCAAACCTTGCACTGGTATTTCTCACATCTCCTGTGAGCGCTGAATTCACTATTCTTGAGGGTCTGTCAAAATTCATTTCAGGTGATTCTGAGAGACAAGCAGAAAATAGATTTCGCCATttgagacatttttttttttccacgcAGTTTTTATGCTTGAATAGCTCTCGGTGATGATGTTTTAAACGTATCATCTACCACCTTATCTAGCTCTGACAGGTTGTTAGGGCTAGAAAAGTTCTCAAGACATCACCTATTCCACATTTCTTTTGCTGGAGCAAAATAACTGTTGCTTTGCCTGGCTCCACATGAAGATCTAAGTTTTTCTTCAGAACTTCATCAGCAGAGCCCGTACTCTATTCAGGTGCTTTTCGTAATCTTGCAGCGGACTGCACGACCAGTATCAGTTTTCAAAAAGCGTGcttctgggctttttttgtgcgcttatttgcattttctatCTTTAGCTGAGTTTGAGGTCGTGTTTTTCACCATAGTCGagactgtcttttaaaaacaagaactaAATGCGGAAAGGGAGAACACAAAAACGTGAACGTTCACAGTTCTCAAGTCAGTCCAAAGTCAATCAGTGGCACGTATAAAGCTGTGTACTTTAACCCCATATTGTGCTATTTGTTAATTACTGCTCTTCTAGCTCATTTAAAATAGAGCAAATCCCTGGTCCTTCCATAACGGTACAAAATGACAGCAGTCAAATTACAAGGACTAGCTGAAGATGGGTGGttgtgactgatttttttttttcagctgaagagctCATCACCTTAAAATGAGTAAAGTCAGTGTAAAACAGTCCTCAGCGCGCTACTAAAGCCTGACTTTGCGCTTGTTGACGGTTTCTTTACCTGTTGCATCATTACGGGAGCCACACGTGGTCTCAACAAGACTCGTTTAATCCTGTGCCAGACCTAACGCAGTGTTGTGACTCCAAACTGCTTACACGTTTTTGATgggaaaagttttgttttcatctggaGACTATTTTGTCCCGTATTACATAAAAGTTActaatctttcttttaaagagaaatatataGATACAGGCTCCGAAGTTGGAAAAGAACCCATAATATGAGACTATAAAATCCCAAACAATCCCTTAGTTCCTGGTGTGCTCGGCTTGTGATCGCTGAGCATCggtgctggcaggagcagcctcGAGGTAGAATGTGGCTATTAATAACCATCAATGTAGCTTCATGCCTAGGCTTGCCTTAGAGATAGAATTTAttccttacagaaaaaaaaatccttttaattGACTTTGTGCGACTGAAAGTCACCATATTCTCTGTTTCACAAAAACTCGGAGTGAGGAGTGCGGTGCCCCAGAACTGGTAGTGGAGAGGGGGGAGGTGATTGAGTGCCAAGTAGAGACTTTATTAGTCACACATCTGCAAATGTATTTACCAGGTCCACAGTTAGCAGCAGCCTGAAGAGACCACcgcaattaaaaaaattcagaatgatTAGCGTCTAGGCCAGCGAGCAGGTAATGAGCACAGCTGAGGCTGTGCTAACTTTAGTCCAGCCAAGTTTGTAAAAATAAACCATGAATGCAAGATGGAGCAGTTCTCTGGAAATATTGAGGCAGTTCTTAGTCAGCTGTTGTCCCGTAACTTGGGTCCATTAGTTCTTGTTTAAGTGTTTAACTTCATGTGGTcggcttgttttattttgtcagttGAATGTACGTTTGTTCTGTGCACCGTGGGTGCATTTCTCTTAAGCACCAGCAAAATGAACGTAGATTAGTTATGTAAGAACAgattgactttttaatttttttttttcaagtccttAAGTTTATGGCTTGAAAAGTGTTACCTGGTGTCCAACTACGTTAATTAAAACTTCGACGGAAACTGATGTATTGGTGTCTTGTCACTTCTGTCACCGTTCCTCCCTTCGCAGCAGAATAGTGTCTAAAAGTGCCGTGTGCGGTGGTTTGTGGCACTTAAGTCATAAAACCTAAAAACCGATGCCTgatctaaaagaaaatgttgatgCCTATCAGTGTGTGAAGCTTTTCAGTGAAGAGGTGGAGGGTCAAATGGTTTAAATTTcagtgggacagggacatgggatgTCAGGCATGAAGGGACCTATTGAAGCTCTTTCCACTTTGCATGATTTTATAAAATGAGGGGCTTGTAAGGTATAGAAAAGCTCTTTGAAAAATTGTCGTCAGGTAGCCTGTGCTTAGGGAAATGTTGACCTTTTCAGAAGTAAATTGCTGCTGTTCTCTTAGGTGCATCTAATCCTGGATCTAAATTACTCTTCGGGGACAAAGCTATATTAAGACTTCATTAGCTAATCAGCCAAAGAAATTTCTCTCAGTTACTGGGgggaaataatttaaacaatGGGATTACTTCAGTTttgagaagaaggaggaaaaaatatgcaaagtaCATTTGAGATTGTTAATGAATGGGCACAGAGGCCTTTCAGAGGAATCCCTCAGCTAGCCGTTCACCTTCCTGTAATTggttaaacaaaataattgtaatGCCTTCTGGGCAAACCTCTTGCCAGACAGAGTTTGAATTCTGAGaagtgcaacagaaaaaaaaaaaaaattatctgtacCTTGAAGTATATATTTGGATGTGTACTCTGGGCCCGTGCAGAATGGATCTGCCAAAAGAATTGCTTCTAATGTATATTTTTAcaatttctgttctctttgtagACAGGAACagtcttattttttgttttggttcttgTCCTGCTAGTGCACTAGTAGAGAGGGTTATTATAGCTGTGTGAGTTTTCAAGCAATTATggaaataggttttttttaagtagctaGCCTGGTTAAACCTGATGGCTGCCATCCAGAGAACATCGTTAACATGCCCAGTTTCACTGAAGCaaggtgaattaaaaaaaaaatgccatgaggaaaacagagcactgagaaacagTTCTTTCAAGTAGACTCGCGGCTTCAtcctaatatattttttttcatctttcagagTCTGATTTGTCCAATTTGGCCAAGCTGTACAGAGATGAGCGGTTAAAACAGAAAGCGGAATCGCTGAAACTTGAGCACTGTGAGAAGCTCTCCAGTCTGATCGGGATGCACAAAGGGGGCTGACCAGAACACACACCTTCTgtagttttatttattgctgGTTTAACTTATGtttctattttcctttgcaTAAAAAGGGAAGGAGTTTCTTGTAAAGAGTCTGAATATTCGATTCCTTCTACAGAGAGTGCAGAGatgggccagcagcagctgcagagccggTGTTTGCTGTAATATATACTGTACACTAGATTTGGTTCCAAGGACCAGTGGCACTTTGTAAATTAATTCCGTGGGAGGCACTACTAGTTTGGAACCCGTCTTCGTCCGTGCTTTGTCTGCCGTCCAAACGCTGTGCGCTTCCCGGGACAGCAGGCACATGTCTtggctttctgtattttctatgGACCTGTGATTCTCTCGACCGGACGACATCGGCATGAAGCAGGAGAGATGTCCTGGCTCTGCAGCGCTTTGCGATGGGGATTCAGGTGGAAGGCGGCGTGTTTCCGTTCGATTGTAACATGCAGTGTTGAATCCAGAAGAGTTGGGCACCTGCTCAAGGTGAGCATGTGAGCTCCAAACTCTCCGGGCTGTCGCAGGGACGTGGGACCGCGCTGGTCTGGCCGGAGGGCCGTGCCCGTTCTGTTCCATGGTGAGGCAAGACGCGGAGATGCTGACAGCGACATCGCACAAGGAGCCGAGTCTGTGAATTGCACCGATTCCCATGTCTGCCAGATTGTGGAGAAAGGACATCCGTATtcattttctcatctgttttcagTGGCGTATTTTTAAGCTGGCTgttaaattctgatttttatctgCCAACTCTTCTCCAGCTGTTACAAGGGTCCTGCTTTTCCTGGTACAGTTTTGATGTAGCATATTTTTAACTCTGTTGAGCAGTTCTGAATGTTTCACTGTAGAGATCAGTATTGCAAAGAAACAGCTCCATGTAGTAGTGTCCTGTTGTTCTTTTCTCTTGATCCTCCTTTACAAAAGCAGGCGTTGAAAGGCAGGTTGAGGACGGTTGTGCTGGTCGGCAGTAGGGGACGGCGTTACTCCAGGTGACCCTCCTGGAGTTAAATGCAGTAACTATATTATTACCGAAAATTATGTGGTTTAGTTCCTAGTAAAAAAAGCCATTGGGTTACACCAACTTTCTAGCAAGACTGCACATGCTACCACCTACCTTCTACCAGAAGTAGGGggttataaaaattaaaaaacaacatcACTGGCTCGTTGAAGTAGCATTTTCATGTTAATGTTTGTTCCCAGCCTTGCAGGAGAACTTGGGGAAGCTGAGCAGAGTTTGTCAGTGGGAGTGGGAAGAGCACCGGGAAAAATGGTGTGGAGAGGGGGTTGTAGTGACACGTGGGGGAAAAACATTTGGGTTTATCTTTCTGGATCAATAAGGGGGCTCAGAGGACGACAGGCAGCCTTCATTCCGGTATTTCCCGGTTTTGAGCACATCATATGAGCGTGTATAAAAAGCGAAATTATTTTAAGGTtgctttttatatattaaaCAGTTTGCAGAATATATTAGGAACAAATTAAAGTGGTGCACTTTTTGGCACCAAAATGCCTTCAGTGCTAAGCatcagttatttctttttataaagcaCTGGCATCCTGCtcaataaggggaaaaaaaggggagaaagatGGTATCTCGTTCCTGTGGCTCTTTAAATGCGTTGCTGCCATTAACCAAAGGTTACTTGCTAAAATGCACTTGAATTCTAATTATTTCTTGAGCCtctgaagggagaaaagggTGTTTTCTGAGCAGGCCGGGTTCCCTTGGCTCCCCGAGAATAGCAAGGGCTTGCAAAGGCgtagttagttagttagttaattTAATGAAGACTTGACATTTCCGTGGCTGCGGGGCAGACCCTGCGGGATTCCCGGCCGCGGCCCCTTTAAGacagcggggcggggcggggagcggccgcgCGCGTTGCTAGGAGACGGGCCCGGTGCCGGCCGCCATTTGCCGCGGGGCTGCCGGAGATggcggcgggcgctgcggcCTGGAGGCCTCAcggcggggggcgtggcctgcgCAGGCCACGCCCCGCGCAccctgggggcggggcctgagcaggccacgcccccggcgCGGGGTGATCAGCACATGGCAGCGCTGGGGTGACACGAGGTCAGGGGGAGCTTATCACTGCAACCCCcgaaaggagctgggagccgggggggtcgggctctgctccccaggaacaagcgccaggaccagaggaaacggcctcaagttgcgccaggggaggttgaggttggatctggggaacaatttcttcccccaagggctgtggggcattggaacaggctgcccagggcagtgctggagtcaccatccctggaggggttggacagacggacatgaggttctcaggacacggggcagtgccaggggtgggttatggttggactcaatgatcctgaggggcttttccaaccaaaatggtgattctgtgatcatggaagggtttgggttgggagggaccttcacACAGCATCTGgtcatgggcagggacatcccCAGCAGGTCAGGGACGTGTTCAATggatcagggacatccagccAGACCAGGGACATCCAGCCAGACCAGGGACATCCAACCAGACCAGGGACATCCCCAGCAGATCAGGGACGTCTGcaaccagaccaggttgctcagagccacaTCCTTGGATGTTCTCATGATAAatggaggctgaggttggaaatttcgggtaatttcttcccccaagggctgtggggcattggaacaggctgcccagggcagtgctggagtcaccagccctggaggggttggacagacggagatggGGTTCTCGGGGAAACAGTTCCGCTCTGAGCCCCAGAAGCGGTTTCAAAAGCCTCTGCCAAGCTGGGCTGGTGTTTCCAGCTCCTCTGGAGCTGCGAAAGCcgctggggctgggagaggctcctcctgcccccggCAGCACCCGCAGCCATCGCTCCCTCCTGGTGCCGGCCCCAGGTCAGAGGTGCTGGCACAAAAGTTAATAAGCAAATGCAGCGTTAAGTCTACAGGCAGTATCGTGCTGGTTTAAACATAAATCAGTATTTAATTAGCAAGTCCGGCTTAGCCTGGGTCCACCCGTTCTTCTGTAACGTGCTTGTGCCTCACAGGCTGTTCCCTCTGCACCTGGAAGACAGGTTTACAGCCTCTTAACCCGAAGTCACAgaatcatcatagaatcatcccaggctggctgggttgcaggacctctgcagatcccccagtccaacccctgctaACGCAGgatcaccagagcagatcgcacaggtcgggccaggtgggtttgaatgtctcagagcaggagactccacacccgctctgggcagcctgggccaggctctggcacctcccagcaaagaagtttctcctcgtgttccgatggaccctcctgtgtttcagtctgtgcccgttgcccctcaccctggcgttgggcaccactgaacagagtctgctccatcctctgacacccaccctgagatattgatcagcATCGTATGGTCGTATTTTGGTTGGCAGGAGCACCCGGGGATCTCCGCCATGCCCTCCCCTCTCTTTCCTGTGTAGAAATCCCGCTCCATGCCGAGGAGGGGGGATGTCCCCGCGGAGCAGGAGATGCAGAACAGGAGCGCGGCTGTTGCCCGGTGTGTCACCGGCAGCCGCGGTGGGACGGGACCGCCCGGGCTGTTCCCTCTGTGCTCCCACCACACACCCGTTCAGGCTGCTCCCGGCAGCCTCGGGGGTGCTGGAAGAATCGAGCCACGCTGGCTGGTCCATACCCGGCGCTGTGGAGCGTGCGGGGccgtcccgtgtccccagcgcGGGGGCCGGGAAGCGGATGAACGGCCGGGTGTGCGGCGGTACCTTCCAACCACCCTGGCAGCCTCCGGTGTTGTCACCCGCTTGTGGCAGCTGTTGACACTGTTTCGGTTTGGGCAGGACTCGGTGTCGGAGAGAagggtgcagcagcagcagagctgtgctgtgtgctgGGAAAGAGGCAAAGGCTTAAAGCAATTAGACAAGTCGCTGCTCTCAATCAGCCTCGTACccgctgctggggcagcaggacGTGTGGGCAGCAGCGCAAGGACCTTTCCCTCTGCGTCCGGGGAGAGCTCAGTGAGCTGGTTATTTTACCTTATCCAGAGCATCACCAGCTCCCGCAGCCCGTGTTCCCCTGGTGCCGTCTCCGCCCTCGCTCCTCGCTCAGCGCGGTGCCCCCCGTGCACCCCGGGGGGCTCAGCAGGACAGCGGTGACCCCGGGCTGGACCAACATCCCTTTTCCACCAGCTCTGGGACACTGGATGTGACCGTCAGTGCGACGGGGGGAGTGACGCAGCATTTCTCTGGGGTCTGGATGAGCCGGGGGCCGAGGGGGCAGCTCAGCCCCGGGGAGCTGCATCCCCCCCGCTGGGGGTCCGCGCGTCCCCCGCGCTGCGCGTCCGGCTGCGCTGGGGACAGAGCCAGCGGTGACTCAGGAGGCGCCGGCCGGGCTGCCGTCCTGGGCTTGGGGACACTCCGGGAGCGCCAGGCTGAGAGCTGCGTCCCCTCGCCTGGGGACCATAGGGTGGCTGCAGCACCCAGGCAGCGGCAAGGTTTCGGGGTGCTGCGAGCAGCCCAGGCAGCACGGGGAGCTCCTCCACCGACAGCCCATCCCACCGGCTCCTGCAAAGCCAGGCTGCAGCGAGTTAGGGATCTGAAATCCCACACACGCCTTCTTGCACGAGACCACTGTACCCAAGGCAggtcccctctgctccccatggCCACAAGTGCCACCGGCAagcacagccctgctcagcagcgAAGGGTTAAGCAGCAGGCTGGCGATCAGGGgagctttcctctcctccttttccttgccaAGGTTTAAATTTAGCCTCTGCATGAACCCACTTGACTCGGGCATCGGGTTGCTGCGGGGCTGGCAGTGCCGGGGAGCACCTGCTACTGCTGCTTCACTGCAAAAATCCCCCCGAGAGCTGGGGCCGAGCTCCGCCAGCCGCAGTTGGGGCCGGCAGGCTGCATGGACCCTGGTGCCATGCCGGGTGCCCCATCTGCTTGCTTTGGGTCCCCCCGAAAAAGGCAAATAGTAGCCATCCATCATTCGGCTCTTGTGAGTCCCAGAGGTGCTCGGTGCCCAGTTTGGTTTCCAGTCCTTGGGTTTTGCTTCCTGGCTGCTCGCGATTAGTTTtgggggagctgctgcttgGGGCGGGTGGGTTGTAGGGCAGCCCCTGGGACGGGGACGCGCTGTCCCTGCGGCACGGCGGGCAGAGCCGCCGGGAGAGGAGCCGCGGTGGGGACGGAGCAGCATCCCAGGGCCCCGCCGTGCCCCGCGCTGTGCTGGGGGGACGGCCCGGGTACCCCCCTGGGGCACGGGGACACCCTGGGCCTCTCCTGTGGATGTGGGGAGCCGCAGCACGGCGTGAGGGGTGGGGGACGGGGctggcagcccccagcagccccctgAAGCCGGGGGCAGCAGCGGCATCTCTGCAACGCACTTGGCATCGCCTCCCCCGGGCTGGCGCTGGCTGAGGCCCATGTGATCGAGGGGCtgccccgtcccgccgccggGTCCAGCCGCCCTCACGGCGAGGGAACCAGAAGGTCGAGCCGGCGTCCCTGACAGAGCGTCCCCGGCACAAGGAGGGTCCCCCCGCACCGGCTGGCACCCCCTGGGGTCATCCCTGCCACGATGCCCCGTGGGAAGAGGGACTCCGTGCTGCTGCCCCATGCCGAGCTGCCCAGCACCGATGGCGAGGGTCTCCGCGGCGGTGGGGACGGCCAGCGGTCCACGTCGGAGGAGGAGGGCCACCTCCCCGGCCTCCCCCGCGACGACCTCGCCAAGAGTATGTCGGGCTCCTCCGTCTCCTCCTACCACTCCGCCCTGTGCTCGGAGGGGACCGAGACCTTCAAGGACTGCCTGGAGTTTCTGGATGAGGAGGGGACGCCGCCCCGGGacgcggggcggcggggcggccgtgCCGAGGGGGCTGCTCCGGGGCGCTGGGCTCCGGCGGgggcccctgctgtccccccacCGCCCGGCCCCCTCGCCCGCCCGCGGCCGGCTCAGCTGTCCAGCGCGGCTAAGAATAGCCCGGCGCCGGGGAGCAGGATGGGTGCCCTCGGCGGGGACCGGCAGCCTGCCACCAGCACGGCCGGGGAGCCGGCTCGGCCGCGGAACCCCGGGGGGATGCTCGGCGGGACGCCCAGCGATTCGGACGAGCTGGACGGCGAGGTGCGGGCGCTGACGGCCAGGGCTTTCCGCAGCCTCTCGGGTCTCCCCGGCGCCCACCTCGACATGTGCAGCTCCCACAcctcctccagcctctccaACTCGCTGTCGGAGGACGGCGGGCGGCCGCGGCGGTGGCCGGCGGCCAGCGGCGAGTCCCGGGGCGCGGTGACCGCCCTCCATGGCCGGGTGGGCTGGCCCTTCCCCACCGGCGTGGACGGGGAGCTGCTGGGCTTGCTGGGGAAAGAGCAGTTCGAGTGTGTGGATGTGGAGCTGGAGAGCGGGGAGGCCAGGAAGGGCCACGGCAAGAAGAGGACGGTCCCCAAGCGCCAGATCctgctgaagaggaaggagaggaaggagacgGCTTTTGGCCCCTGGGGTGATGGTccggccccccagcccctgccccccgccAGGAAGGAGCCCCCCAGCAAGGGCAGGGCCGCCGGAGAGGACTTCAGGCTCAACTACAAGCAGTTCATGAAGACGGCCTCCCTGGACAGCGATGCCAGCAAGACCAGGGCGGCCTCGTCCCTGGTGAAAAACGTCCTCGCCAAGAAGATGCAGTACGAGCAGAGGATCAAGATGGAGCAGAAGGGGCTGCGGGGCAGCTCGACCTCCTCGGGGCCGTCCTCCGCCGGCACCGACCCGCTGGGCGACGGCCTGGAGGGCAAGTCCAGCTCGCTGTCCCGCTCGGACTGCAGCTTCTCCGCCGAGGACCTGCGTGGCGGCGGGATGCCGGTGGCCGTGGGGGACGCCGCCACCGCCCGTCCCACCAAGGGGGTGGTGCTGAGCGAGGCAACGAGGGAGAGCGTCTGCAAGCTGAAGAAGACCTTCAACGAACTCAACGAGAGGATGAAGTAccaggaggtgctggagggTCACCGGCTGCCCGGTGTCGCTGAGGAACCGGCGTCAGAGCGGATCCGTTACCGGCGGGCACGCGCCTTGTTCGAAGCACACCCCGATGCGGGGAAGGCGCTGGACATTGCCCCCCGACTCGAGAGGGCGCCGAAGCCGTGGCCCAGCCTGCGGCAGCGAGCCATCCGCCCTGgccacccccaaaccctccccgtggagcccgacagccccgccgcgccgccccgccgcctctTCACCTCCCGGGCGCAGGACGTGAGGCTGGTGCCGCAGGGCCAGCGCGAGGAGAAGCCACCGGCCGTGCCCCGCCGGCCCCACAGCCCCGGCACCCCGGCACGGGGGTCCCCGCCGGCCGTGCCCCCCAAGAcggaagagaaggggaaggcGCGCGTCCCCCAGCCGCGGGACGTGCGCAAGCTGGTGAAGAGCAGCTACAGCCTCTGCTTCGGGGCCGCCGGCGCATCCCCCGGCACCACGGCACCGGTGAGCAGCGGGGAGCCGCCGCCAGCCGCCCCGCTCGTCATCCACTGCACCTCAGTCCGCCGGCAGGAGACGGCGCCGGagccaggggacagggacacgcaGGCGGCCACCGGCCAAGAGGTGGCCCCGGCACACGCCGAGGGTCCCGTGCAGCTCGCCAGCAGCCAACCCGCGCCCCAGCAGGGCTCCCCCGTCCACATCACGAGGGTCCAGGCCACGCGGAGGGCTCCGGCCACCACGGAGGGCCCCGTGGCGTCGCCCCCGCGCCGGGAGCGGAGCGAGCTCAGGGTGCCGCCGCGGGCGCCGCTGGCCGAGGGGGTCCCGCACGTGGAGACCCACCTCCACGTGCTGGTGGGCCGGCGGTCCCCGGCGGCCGGCGAGGCCTCCCCGGCGCAGAGCAGCGCGGTGCTGCGGACTGAGAAGACCGTCCTGCTCCCACCGCTGAGCCCCACGGAGGGAAAGGACGGACGTGGCCGTGGCGGCACCGAGGTGCTCCGTGCCACTGAGGGGCCTGGCTCGGCGGTGCAGCGGCACGGCAGCAGTGACGGCGGCGACCCCCGAGCCGCCCCCCCGGCCAGCAGCAACGTGCGCCCGCAGCCTCGGACACCGGCGGGGAGCAGCGCGCCGAAGCCACCCACGAGCGAGCAGGTGTCGGCAGGGAGCAGCGGCTCTGccggcagcaccagcccccccaCCGCCCCGTTTCGAGCTGGGGACGGTGATGAAGGTCCCTCCGGGCAGCTGCCGGAGCGCAGGGAGGCCTGGGAGCATTCACCGAAGTGGCCGGCGGACACCGAGCCATACCTCCCCGCGGAGAACTCCAACTACTTAGCAATTCCTGTGAGAGCCCCCAAATCCTCTCCCATGCCAAAGCTGCCCGCGGTCCCCAACCCAGCTAGTGTGTCCTTCGGTACCCCCGCAGTCCCCAACCCAGCCAGTGTGTCCTTTGGGACCCCTACAATCCCCCACCCAGCCAGCACGTCTTTTGGGACCCCCATGGTCCCCAACCGAGCGAGTACGTCCTTTGGAACCCCCTCAGTCCCCCACCCAACCAGCACATCTTTTGGGACCCCCATGGTCCCCAGCCGAGCGAGTACGTCCTT
It includes:
- the PROB1 gene encoding proline-rich basic protein 1, whose amino-acid sequence is MPRGKRDSVLLPHAELPSTDGEGLRGGGDGQRSTSEEEGHLPGLPRDDLAKSMSGSSVSSYHSALCSEGTETFKDCLEFLDEEGTPPRDAGRRGGRAEGAAPGRWAPAGAPAVPPPPGPLARPRPAQLSSAAKNSPAPGSRMGALGGDRQPATSTAGEPARPRNPGGMLGGTPSDSDELDGEVRALTARAFRSLSGLPGAHLDMCSSHTSSSLSNSLSEDGGRPRRWPAASGESRGAVTALHGRVGWPFPTGVDGELLGLLGKEQFECVDVELESGEARKGHGKKRTVPKRQILLKRKERKETAFGPWGDGPAPQPLPPARKEPPSKGRAAGEDFRLNYKQFMKTASLDSDASKTRAASSLVKNVLAKKMQYEQRIKMEQKGLRGSSTSSGPSSAGTDPLGDGLEGKSSSLSRSDCSFSAEDLRGGGMPVAVGDAATARPTKGVVLSEATRESVCKLKKTFNELNERMKYQEVLEGHRLPGVAEEPASERIRYRRARALFEAHPDAGKALDIAPRLERAPKPWPSLRQRAIRPGHPQTLPVEPDSPAAPPRRLFTSRAQDVRLVPQGQREEKPPAVPRRPHSPGTPARGSPPAVPPKTEEKGKARVPQPRDVRKLVKSSYSLCFGAAGASPGTTAPVSSGEPPPAAPLVIHCTSVRRQETAPEPGDRDTQAATGQEVAPAHAEGPVQLASSQPAPQQGSPVHITRVQATRRAPATTEGPVASPPRRERSELRVPPRAPLAEGVPHVETHLHVLVGRRSPAAGEASPAQSSAVLRTEKTVLLPPLSPTEGKDGRGRGGTEVLRATEGPGSAVQRHGSSDGGDPRAAPPASSNVRPQPRTPAGSSAPKPPTSEQVSAGSSGSAGSTSPPTAPFRAGDGDEGPSGQLPERREAWEHSPKWPADTEPYLPAENSNYLAIPVRAPKSSPMPKLPAVPNPASVSFGTPAVPNPASVSFGTPTIPHPASTSFGTPMVPNRASTSFGTPSVPHPTSTSFGTPMVPSRASTSFGTPSVPHPTSVSFGTPMVPNRASTSFGAPSVPKPMSASFGTPSVSNTTNSSSGCPSASSLASTSFGTPLVSNPINKSFGTPLIPYPAGASFGTPLVPNLCGASFGSPLVPNSANASFGTPLVPNQSSASFGPPLVPNPSSASFGPPLVPNPPSASFGTPSAPNLTNSSLGFPLLPNPASSSFGSPLITNPVPASLGHPSISNMASSSFGSSLVPNPSGAPLGTPPGGEAPWSKQGPDAPLPRLPEGPVAAERPVPLPPAQPQPCPEDAPHLPRRTDGPSPSSKSTQSPTKPFAPHLPTHRRMLVDPDSGKCYYMEPPRQPQLKTLYDPETGQYLEVLIPPAASHAGLYQAPFNPMVMAPGVYAPPYVPYSGFPGLPAPPPPAAPSPVHAELPAAENPSFSGTFSPAPKSEGPPTAGGPDCGYLEGLYYIPTGMRASPGPGQPPTSPEKGPLLPM